The stretch of DNA AACCTCCATTTGGAGGCATAAAATTGCACTTCTGATAGAAGCTCAAACAAGAAGTCACATGGAAAAAGGTTCCCCATACATCCTCTACAAGGCAAGACTATACAATGGGCCCTGGCAGTAACCTTGGTACTTACTTTGGAAAATAGTCTTTTCAAGAACATAACATCAAAACCCTTGTACTTTGGAATTACATTTGTCAAGATGACTCAGGACATCATGACAAATGATGAACTAATAAGTATTATAAGTCAAGGTtttaaaaaacgctagacgctaggcgaacgcttgcctatggtttagagttttttgtgattaaacgtagattgaacatgattaaacgtgttgtgattaaacgacactgtgattaaacgcaacgcttggccaccgttcagcgtttaatcaagattaaacgacgTTTAAAAACGTTTTTTAAAACACTGTTATAAGCTAGGCACTAAAAACAACTGATGCTCTcaatattgttctcaaacaagcCGAAAACAATAAAATGTCATCAAAATGCAAATGAAGCATTGCCTCAACTTACTAAATTTAAACAACTGCCAAACAAAACTTTTTCAATTCTTTGCATCACTTTCAACTTTATAGATACAACAAAAGAATTGAAGCTGGTTATTGACACTACTGCGTGTCTACCTTAAAGGTGAACATGTGACTGGTGTGACATGGGGCTACCCAATTTTATCCATGGCATCACACAGGCAGTCAAACTTTAAGTGCATGGAACTTCACAGGTTTCAAAGGCGGTTTACTTTGATAATAATTAGTAGAATCCACATAAAACAGTCCCCCCCCCAACCacccacacacaaaaaaaaaacattcccCACCTTTTTCAATTACAGCATCCTACTTCCACCCCATTTCCAATTAGTGCATCTTGCACAGAAAATGAAAATTCAAAGACCAAAATTCCATGGGGCAACCACATCATTAGTTTATCTATTATGAAACACGTCATTAAGTTATCTATTGTGAAACCATGGTGTTAAATCAGCTTTGTCACACTGCTTATGTTATCATGTAGTTCTAGTTGCCACAAAGTCTGATAAGAATTTATGAATATTTGGGGGGTAAAAGTTTACAATATAGTCTAAAAACACCTGCAACTTATATGGAACCCCACATCGCCTGGTACTTGAGTAAAAAGTACCCCTCCATCATTATTAGATGTTTTAGACAACCAAAACAACCTAAAACCAGTTTTCTGTCTGGAAACATCATCCGTCATATATTAATGACTGGATGTAGTAAGTATTTAAAAAACAGTCCTATCCAAAAGTTCTCAGTAGAGACTAGAGACTGAATCTAGGTACTTTGTGATTTGTGAGCCATTGTGAATTCATGCAGAGTCTACTTGACCAGGAATTGTATGACTAAGGAGGGAAAAAAATGCTATAATGTGATGCTTATGCCACAGTTTCAGCACAAATACTGCCATTTAGGTAGCTTATCCGTATTGGACACcatataatataaataataaacCACTGCCACTATATTGATGCTAAAGAAAAAAGGGATACTTCCCCAAGACTCTTATGCACGTGGCATACTCAACATAAATCAATCTTCAGGAGTACAATGTGTAAAACTCAAGAATTAGACATCCACCTTGTGTTTTTTTTATGTAATATATAGCCTAGGTCATCCTATTGTGACGCACTTATTATGCTGCCTAGTTGTATCAGTTGCAATTGAGAGTTGACACTTAAAATTATCTATCAGGGAATCAGGCTATCAACTACCTTTTGTCTTGGAAATACATAGTGACTGTATAACTGTATTAGTGAGTGGTAATTTTGCATCTGCGCACCACCCTACTGCTACCAAATATTCGTGCTTCCTAAGTTTGTACTCAGATTTAATACAGACAATATTAACTTGACTCCATTGCACAGTGCAGAAACACCAAATTGGCTCAAACAAAAACAAATGTTGTAGTCTGGATACGTGCAACAATAGCCCATGATAAATGGAATAGTAGATCATATGTCAGCATATAGCGCACTAACATCTTAAAATTGTGGACCCTATAAAGGCGTAGACAACAGTTACAGAACCTAAAACAGTCATTTTTCAGTGATAAAAGAATAAGAAAGCAAACAAATAACCCTGATAGAAAAAGCTGCACTAGCTTCCTTACTTGTATAGCAGCGACAGCTTCTATTCCACCTGCAGCTCCTAGAAGATGGCCTGTCATTGACTTTGTTGAGTTCACTCTTAACTGCAGTATATATAGGCAAATCATTTACTCAGCTAAATTGAGAACAAAAACATAAGGTTTCTGGGTCTGAAACATAAAATCCTGAAATACGGAAATTGCCTGAGGATTCTGGCCAAAACAACGGGTGAGAGCTTCAAATTCCTTCAAATCACCCATCTGTGTAGATGTTGCATGGGCATTGATATAGTTAATGTCTTCCTTTGTTACTCCTGAATCTGCTAGTGCGTTTTCAATACAAAGAATAACCCCTCTCCCTGATATTGCATTTGCATGGACAAGCTATTAGcattagacacgacaagatgatGATAGGAGAAGGGAAGACAAATGCACCACAACATTAAAGAAAAATAGGACCTTCTGGATGAGGCTCTGTCATGTGGTACGCATCACATGTGAAGCTTCCTCCCAGAAATTCAGCATATATTTCTGCACCTCTTTGCTGCAGAAATCCAATCAAAATCAGAAGCTCTTAGGATTTGAACAATATCAGCCCAAAACCAACAAGAGAATGGACTCAAGAGCATTGCATAAATGAAACCTTTGCATGCTCAAGTTCTTCCAAAAGAAGCACACCAGACCCTTCTCCCATTACAAATCCATCACGATCCTGTGACAAGCAAGATAAGAATACTGAGACAAATAAGAACCATGTTGATTCCAAAAATTCAACAGGTACAGATGCACCAAACTAAAGTATAACTGATAAAATGTCTAGCATACTCAATTATTTGGCTAGAAAGTAATATTTAGTATTCCTTAACTTATAGCTACTTACCACATCCCAAGGCCGAGAAGCTCTTGTTGGATCACTGTTTCTCTGTGAAAGAGCTCTGCAGGCCACAAAACCTCCCAATCCTGCATTTAACAGTTTTTAACAATCAAAACAGTGAATTCAATACATGCATAAAAAAACTTGAGGTTCATGTCAAAATGAAACAATAACAATCAGAGTGCACCTTACCGATAGGGATGATCGGTGCATCAGAACCACCACAAAGCATCAGATCCTGTATGTTTAGTTTACAACTGCAATTAGTAGGCACTATTAATTCCAGAAAAGATCATAAGAAAATGATGTTACTTACAGCTTCCCCTTTTCTGATATGATTAGCAGCATTCAGAATGCAGAAGTTGCTAGTAGCACAAGCAGTAGAGATAGAATAATTTGGGCCCATCCAGCCCTGCATCCAAAATGCAATTTCAGTAATCAAGAATCATAATATATATCAAGAAACAAGGGAAGCAATGAAATAGAATGAAAAGATGAATCATATAAGGTACCAGGTCCATAGCAAGTATTGCAGAACCCATGTTTGTAGTTGCAAAAGGTACACAAAATGGATTCATCTTCTTGTATGAAACCCTTAATGCTTCAATCGCATCACTAAAAACCTGATCAAAATAGCATCAGAAGTAAAGCTAATTAGAAGGGGGGCGGGGGTGAAAAAAGATATGTTCTATCATAATGTACTGCAAGAATCTGCACCTTCATGCCACCCATAGCAGACCCAATGAGAACCCCACACCTTGACTTTTCCAACTCATTCATGATTTCTTCAGTGATTCCAGCATTGTCCAATGTTTTTTTTCCAGCCATTATCAAATATTGCATAAACTTGTCCATTCGCTTAGCTAGCTTTGGTGCAACCCACCCATCTGTTGAAAATGATTTGATTTCTCCTGCAATTCTCTATGTGAAACATATAACGTGTCaaaagagtacaacatttcCCAGCTGCACAATGAGCCTTAAATCATTATCCTTAAGATGAAGGAAATAAATACCGTGGGATAGCTGGAGCAATCAAACGCCTCTATCTCACTTATTCCACTCATACCCTGTAGAAGGTTATTGTAGAATTCATCAGGGTCATGGCCTAACGGTGTAACTACACCCATGCCGGTGACAACCACTCTCCTTTGTTTGACATCAGTTTTCTTAGTTTCCACAACTCCCCTTTCAGGATGCAAGGCAACAGCCATGGACATTCCTGCAGTTCACAAGAATTTCATTCATACAGTGTACAACTATCAGAAGTCAGCGTGTATGACAAATAGAAGTGGACAAAAGAAAAGGCAGTGTTACCAACAAAATCCTTTATATCAATTAGATCCTTCTTCCAGTACCACCTATTGGTCATCTAAGTGATGGACTGGGAGAAAATGTCAAAATTAACAGATAATATATAGGTTGGTTTGTAAACAGTTCGCACATTTCATTTGGTATGCTTGTGTGAACTAACGGTACCACACAGGAGCAGACTACAGCAGGCACGACTTCTAAAATATTAACAGTTAAAGAACGCAAGCTAGTTGTAGTTCCAGAATGGTCAATTCCCTCGTCAAGATTTAAGTTTTCTTTATCTTGTCAACACCAGgttttgcaacgggttctgaacTCCCCAGCAGGCACACTTTCCTCTTCCTGATAAAAAACATAGGTTTATGGCATCCAAGCGTAGCAATTGCAAACCCATCATTCACTCAAAAGCAGGACCTGACGGCGAGCCCGAAACCAATAAAAATACTAGCCCAAGATGCCAGGATCAAGCAGGGTATAATCCTCTCTCCCCTTACATCCCGGGCGCGCTCGTGTGCGATGACACCTGGAACCGTATAAAAATCGCACCTTTAACCCTCCTCCAAATCGCCGTGATGACACTACCGATGCGGTAGAACCCATCCATCGCATCGAATTTTCACAGTTTTACGCTCGTGCAAGCAACAAAGAAAGTAGCCTTTACTTTGGCAAGAGGAAACGGGAAATGGGCTCACCAGAGCGAGCCCCGCCACGGCGCCGAGAGCCGGGGCGGTGGCGCGAGCCGAACAGACCCCCGACGCCAACGCCGGCACCGCGGTGCCTTCGCTGCTTCTCCTCGCCAGCGCTGCAGGCCGCGGAGAGGCAGGCGGCGACGAGCCAGgtgcacagcggcggcgccaccggcgccgccatTGCTCACGGCCTGGATCCTGACGGCCTGGATTCGCGGCGCGGGTGGGGTCGGGGACGCATCCACCGGCCCAAGAAACGGCGGCGTCAAGAACCGGGGAGCAGAGCACGAGATGCGTACAGCGCCCGAACGAGGGTTGCGGTGGGTAGGGCTGGGAGTTCGTGGGAGTGGGGGACGCGGCGGGCGGTGGGTTGGCTCTAGTAAGAAGGGCGGCGGCTTGGGCGCATCTGGGAGGTGGCGGACGGGGCGGAAGCCGCCATTGCCAGGTGCTCGGCGCTATGCGTGGTGTGGTGAAGGGGAGGGGAAGCGGAGCCTAGATGGTTTTAATAGAGGAAATCTAACACAACCAGATGGCAAAACTTTTTGGTGGAGTTTTTACGTTTTCTTGGAATTCCTGGATTGTTTTCAGGGATTTTATAAGAAGTTCTCAATTGGCCTGTAGTGTGGTATTGGTACGTGTGTGGAAACTTAAACATTGAGGATGGAGGCAGAGAGCGACTGGGTGGCGAGGTTTGTTTGGGATTTTGATGCTGCCAGCTAGGGCTCTGGATGCTCCACAAAATTGCCTTGAGATGGATGGATTGAAATTAGATAATCTCCACACCAGAGAGAGGGCGAGAGAGGAGGGCacaccaaagaaagaaacaTTAGTTAAGCTATGCTCAATTCTGTGGATGATGATAGCATCTGTTTCATGAGCCTCTTGCAGTACATTTTTTAGATAACAATTGTATTttgccaaaaaatattttttttctcttttaatCTCGCTTTTAACCCTTTCCAATGCATGATTAATTGTAGAGTCAACACTGATCAGCCTGTTCGGCTGGGAAAAACCGGTTGGGCTGAAACAGCCTGCCGACCAAGCTCCCGCCATCCCTAACCGAACAGCCTAGCCGAACAGGGCCAATGATTTCTAAATTTTATATCACTAACATTAATATCATTATAATCAGTTATTAATAATTTATTGGTGCCATGACACCAACAATTGCAGTGATTGAAATTGTTGGATTATATGTATGGATATGCATTTGACCATTGTAGGTTTCCACCATCCACATTTTTGGTACCTTCTAATAGCAAAAGTTCACTACTTCATCCGTCCTAAAATAAGtcattctaggattcaaaatttgttctTAAAAAACAAGTTACCctaccctatttagaaagtgcacaTGTGCATGCAAAAATTAGTTAGTGCCAAATATGGGTAATAAATAGGAGCAAACATAGACATTTTACTTTCTTATTAATTTGTCTTAGAATTTCTAGGATGAATTGTTTtttttggacggagggagtatattctATGGTGGCAAAAGGTTGGAGGAGGAGCCCTACAAAAGGTTTATGCACATGCATGAGGTAAAAAAAGAACAGTATAATTCACTTTAATGAAGAACACTATATCTATTTCACAAGACCTTTTGTAATTCAAAAGGGGACATGAATGATATTCTGTAATTAAAAATTGGCTTTGTAGAGTCATTTTCAACTGCAACTGAAACAACCAGTGAAAGGAACTCTCAAATTCAATAGCAGGCTAGCTGTGCAATACAACAAAGGAAAGAAATTATGACATCTTAGCACCAGGAAAGTAACCGAAGGGTACGCAGCAATAGAAGCTAGCCAAGCGATCAAAAAAATACTACAATTCCTCTTCATTTTCATTTGTAATATTTGTTAGCTACATGACTACGTCTCAATTTTGCCCCAACCCAGCAGTGGCTCTAGAGTCGAATCATACCTTCCGTATGCTGCGCAAACTTTTCAGTCATGGCAATTCAaatccctttttcttttgtgaAAAAATACGACATCCTTTTGACGACTTAGCTATGTCTTTTACTACCGTGACAACGAACTATaaagctgcagctgcagctgcaggttTCAAGTTGTGGTTTGTAATCCTGTAGGCATCTACtatgcatttcttttttttttacctgcAAAAAAATGCATAGTAGTTACCGAGAaaagtaaaaaaacaaaaatcaaaattaaaGCTGCTAAAATACTATCACCTTTTCCTCTCAAAAGCATGCGTAGGTCCTAAATATGTGATTACACTGAAATTCGTCAATCGATCTATGATGGCCCGAGGTGGCTACAACAGCGACAAGAGGTCAGCATCACCAACACAACACCATTTTTTTAGTGAGAATAACAGAGTGCTTtgcagttctttttttttcattacgGGGAGTTATGCGCCCAGGCTCTAGCTTATTTCGACGGCATATTTTTTTCACAGTAATTATCGACTTTATGTCTTTAAGCCATATTTTTGTGGCCTGACATCATTCATTGGAGTGAAAAACGACCTTCCGATTTTTTTATGCAAAATTCCCaccttcttcaaaaaaaaaatttcctGTTGTACTTTTCTTGGGGATTGAGATTTTCCTCTTGAAAAAGAAACGAGAAATACAAAAGCAACTAAGTTCCGTGCGCCTTCTTTGTTGAATTACTAGTGGTTATTAAAGCTCGAGGTGCTTGATGCAACCATAGTTCAAGTTCTATCATATACTTGCCTACTTGGTTCTTGGGTAGCATCGGAAAAGTTTAACTGCGGCCGCCTAAAGTAAAATTAGGCAAAACTCACTGTCACCTAGCATCCATGCTAAACATGTGTTCATGGCAATGCTAAAAGCATGTACAAGGTTGGAAGTGCCATTTGGAATTCATATCCCACACAAGCTTCATGCACCTTGCTTTATGTACCTTCTGTCCACATTTTAAGCTAGCAACATGACTACTAGTCCTCGACAACGGAATCCACCGGGGCTTTCGTTCTAAACTACTTGAGCAAGCAAAGCACTTAGTGAATCAGATTTATCTGGGTCGTCTCACCGTCTCAGTGACACATCATATGTACTGTTCGAATTATTTCCAGGTTACAGTCTCGGATGAGTGATCTCGCGCCTCCTGATTGGCAAAATTAAACAAACCAATTAAATCTCAACATAAAACCAGTTACACCAGCTTAGTGTTTGACAGCAACGAAAAGCACCTACATACCAGTGacagaagaacaaaagaatcACATGCAGTAACTAACTGTTGACTGCTGTTCTCCTTTTCCGAGTTCAGGTAACCTGTCCAATTCGAGATTGCAAGCAGCGTACTAATGATTTAATCAGtgcagttcttttttttttttcttgcggaCTTGTACTTTTTCATGTCAAATGTTACAGCCGAACTCTTCTGCCCATTGATTTGATTTTCCTGTTGTGCTGTTGCTTAAACAATGCTGAAACCTTGCAACAATTCAAGGCTCATGCACATTTGATGAGCACTGAGGCGCTCTTTTTGTAGCCGCAATATGGCTTCTGAAACCATGCTCCCACCTCCCCAATGTATCCAACGTCGAAAACGGATCCAACGGTACACGAGATTTGATGCTCGTTTTCATGGAGCAACGCAGGCAAGGCACCACGCATGTATTGGAGGCTGGAGCCTTGCCTGCGTGAGCATCAAATCCCGTGATACTGTTGGATCAAATCCCGTGATACATAGGCGAAAGTTCAAAGTTACAacgtgacttggcgtcactgaATCCGAGTTGGTTGTTCCAACTTGCAACTCATTCAAAACCCAGCCGGTCCAGTCCGGTTGGCAACGCATTCAGTCCTGACAAGTCGGATCAGCTTAACACGTAACGCCATTCCTTGTGATCTGACCAGCTCATCTGCCTGGCACATTCACTTGTAATCACTAATCAGTTCTACTTCATCCCTCTACCACGCTTCGGATCAGTTCCCCTGTTCCTGCCCTATAGCAATGTTCGGGCGAGAGCTCCCTGACAAATGCATACAAGCTCATCCAACTACATCATGGCACGGTTCCAGAGTACAGGATTCAAATGGAGATGCAGACAGTTGTTTTGTTTGCAACCTATCACTCTCATGACTAGAGCAGACAAGAGCATGAACAAGCACACGTCCACACCAAACACAGGAGACACTTAAATTGCTTGTCCAAGCAAGTAGCAGAACTCGATACAATGGACAAGACCGCGACAAACCCAACAAAAATCAATGGCCAGGAAAAGTAGTTGGCAAGACCAGCAAAATTTGGCCAGCTTCAGCCTCCGACATAGTCCTAGGAACAAGCAGTCCGGCTAAGCTACTATTGGGATTTTAAAACCTGACCCAAATGGTAAGGGAACAAGAATAAGTTGTAGGGGGTAAAAAGGGCTGTTTCGATCAGATCAGATGCCAGAGCATTTCAATCTTTCAGAGATTCAAAACGAAGCATGCAGCACATGTTTCCCTCAAGGATAAGATGTAAACGGAAGACCAAACCAACTATGCCAGAATGCTACAATGCATATATATTAGCAAAATGCGCTTGCAGCAACGCTATCCAGGAAAGTTAGCAACAAAGAGTTAACTGCCGGTGGCCAGCTATATATGTCAACCTCCAAAACTAGCTCGCATTAAACATTACGCCACGATGCAACATAGATAGAGAGCTATTCAAAACAGATCTACCGACAGAAACTTGTATAAAGTCAAGCGACTCAGCTTCCCTCCTGTTGTTGACAAATGAGTTTCCATGCGCAAACCACATACTGCCAGCCAGTGGGGCTGGGGCACTGCCTTCTTCCCAACCAATGGCAGCTGGAAGAGGGACAACAGCAGCCGGATCCCACCCATCAGCACCCGCAGGAGCTGCAATTCAAATGAACAACAAGCCTAGGTCCTTGTTACCACGCCTGATGAGCTTATTTGTTCATGCCCAACAGTAAAACAACCAAGCCTTTACTCATAATTATGCTCAGAACAGAGGGAAGGCTATGCCcacttaaaaaaaagaagaatataGGGCACAAGGAAAGGGATGAAGTGCTATTTCAATAACAAATTTGTACACAATTGAATGCTAATAACATTCTAACATAATCAAAATCAAATAAAACAGCTACTCCCCTACAATCAAAATACATTATGTCTCTACCAGTTAAATCATATTCAGTGTGAAAACTAATTCAATACAAAAATGCACCACTCATGTGAAATAAATTCAGTAACAAAGAATAAATATAAGGATCCAGAGTGGTACCCCACTCAGCACTAGCAGGGGCAGCAGGGAGGGCAGCAGCTGGAGCCTTTCCTGCACCACATTGTTCAGTTCCCCAGTTATCAGCTGCGGGAGCACCATAATCAGCCACTGCAGCGTAGTCAGGAGCAACAAGAGCCTACTCTTCCTCCAGCAGTCCAGCTCCTTTGTTTCTTCTAGATTTCTATAGAGGAAAAGATCAACCTAGAAAAGGATGAACAACTCCAGAGGATTAGACCATGAATGAAGCCACAAGTCATGAAACAATTGGACCAGCACAAGCAATCAACAAGTAGGTCAAGAACATCAAAGATTGGAACAACTCCAGAGGATTAGACCATGACTTCCCACTTGTGTCCAGGGAGAATTGTGCCCCGCATCCGCAGAACCATTCTTGCAAGCAACAACAACAGGCAACCATTAATGCTCTGCTTCCTCTTGTTGTCTGCGGGAATGCCGATATCAACATAGCGCATCGAAGAATCAGTGTCACAGAAGGCAATAGTGGGATGTTTCCAATAGCAGACTCCTTGATGGGTTGCACATGAATCAAACCATTAAATACAAGGTGGCTCATTTCCAATAACCCATTGTACAAAATCTTGCAATCAAAAGAAAAGTACCTGATGATCAGTCCTTGGATCAGTTAGGATGAGAAGACGTGGCTCACTGAATGAGGTTTGCTAGGGCTAGGCATAATTAACCGAAACCGAACACCGAACCGAAATAATCGAGACCGAAACCGAACTATCCGAAACCGAAACATTTCGGTTCCAATTCGGTCTCCGATTTGCACTAACCGAAATAATCTCGGTCAATTCGGTTCTGGGCCTCGGGTAACCGAATTACCCGATATAACCGAACTTTTAAATTGGCCCAGCAAATATGCCATATACAAGCCCAATTAGTCCGGCCCAAAACAGCCCATGAGCACTTAACCCTACCCCCCACCCTACCGCCCCACGCATGCCTGCCCAGTGCCCACCCACCCCCACCGCCTCACCACACACGCatgccccccctctctctctccctctccccccacCCACCAGCAGGCCGCGCCGTCCAGCCGCCAGCTACTCTCCCTGCTTGCTCGGTCCTAAGAAATTtaaagaaccgatcggttcttATTTTCAACTAACCGAATTGTGTAGAaaaccgaagaaccgaaccgatcggttcggtctGACCGAATGCCCACCCTGAAGGTTTGCAGCTGGTTGGTGAATGTACCTGCCAGCAATGCCACGAGCACCAGTGTACTGTACAAACTTGAGGACAGCCCTCTGGCCATAAGGCCTAGCAGACTGCACAATAATGTCCTACAGGTCCTCAATCGCAATGATCACTCTAGCAGCCAGCTGAAGCTTCTCCCAGGTCCATAGTCACAGAATTCGGGTCGAGGACTTGATCCGTGACCCCAGAACGCCATCCTAAATCGAGGGTCGGGGATGATAGGGGTCGATGTCCGGATTCAAGATGGGTTGCCATCCCATTGCCGCGGAGGTTCATCATGGGATGATCTCCAAATCTCGACGGGCCTTGGCGCCACTACCACAAGGATGATTCAAGAGGGGAAGAGATGCAGATGCTTACAGACATGGCGTCGATCAAATTCCGTTAATGATGAAGATCCAGGCAGCGAAGA from Panicum virgatum strain AP13 chromosome 9K, P.virgatum_v5, whole genome shotgun sequence encodes:
- the LOC120652111 gene encoding 3-oxoacyl-[acyl-carrier-protein] synthase II, chloroplastic-like, coding for MAAPVAPPLCTWLVAACLSAACSAGEEKQRRHRGAGVGVGGLFGSRHRPGSRRRGGARSGMSMAVALHPERGVVETKKTDVKQRRVVVTGMGVVTPLGHDPDEFYNNLLQGMSGISEIEAFDCSSYPTRIAGEIKSFSTDGWVAPKLAKRMDKFMQYLIMAGKKTLDNAGITEEIMNELEKSRCGVLIGSAMGGMKVFSDAIEALRVSYKKMNPFCVPFATTNMGSAILAMDLGWMGPNYSISTACATSNFCILNAANHIRKGEADLMLCGGSDAPIIPIGLGGFVACRALSQRNSDPTRASRPWDVDRDGFVMGEGSGVLLLEELEHAKQRGAEIYAEFLGGSFTCDAYHMTEPHPEGRGVILCIENALADSGVTKEDINYINAHATSTQMGDLKEFEALTRCFGQNPQLRVNSTKSMTGHLLGAAGGIEAVAAIQAIRTGWVHPNINLDNPEKNVDVSLLVGPQKERCDVKVALSNSFGFGGHNSSILFAPFK